One window of Longimicrobiaceae bacterium genomic DNA carries:
- the lexA gene encoding transcriptional repressor LexA codes for MALTKRQRQILDYVESFIEVHGYSPSFEEIAEHFGYSSLATVHEHLSNLEQKGFLRKNYNKSRSLEVVRAEMGVLAVELPLYGSVAAGLPIEALRDDDATVSVPHDMVPKGNNYVLRVKGNSMVDEQIRDGDYIIVNSRQTADNGEMVVALVGGESATVKKFYRERDGRIRLQPANPTMQPMYFQPEEVLVQGIVVGVIRKY; via the coding sequence ATGGCACTCACCAAGCGTCAGCGGCAGATCCTCGACTACGTCGAAAGCTTCATCGAGGTGCACGGGTACTCTCCCAGCTTCGAGGAGATCGCGGAGCACTTCGGCTACTCTTCCCTCGCGACCGTGCACGAGCACCTGTCTAATCTGGAGCAAAAGGGCTTCTTGCGGAAGAACTACAACAAGAGCCGCTCCCTGGAGGTCGTGCGCGCCGAGATGGGCGTGCTGGCCGTCGAGCTCCCCCTGTACGGCTCCGTGGCCGCGGGTCTGCCCATCGAGGCGCTCCGCGACGACGACGCCACCGTCTCCGTTCCGCACGACATGGTCCCCAAGGGGAACAACTACGTGCTGCGGGTCAAGGGGAACTCGATGGTGGACGAGCAGATCCGCGACGGCGACTACATCATCGTCAACTCCCGCCAGACCGCGGACAACGGCGAGATGGTGGTCGCGCTGGTCGGCGGGGAGTCCGCGACGGTGAAGAAGTTCTACCGCGAGCGCGACGGGCGCATCCGCCTGCAGCCCGCCAACCCCACCATGCAGCCGATGTACTTCCAGCCGGAAGAGGTCCTGGTCCAGGGGATCGTCGTCGGCGTGATCCGGAAGTACTGA
- a CDS encoding NUDIX domain-containing protein: MRRESHQAAGVVVYREVADGRSYLLLRSRQTRTPMWEFPKGGVEEGETEREAGERELREETGLEPPEVEIFEGFREEERYFFTLGQASARTLVMKRVAYFLARARTDRVRLSREASDFRWLPYPEARRLVRFRAKQEVLDRAERWLADGGA; encoded by the coding sequence ATGCGTCGGGAGTCTCACCAGGCGGCGGGAGTGGTGGTGTACCGGGAGGTCGCCGACGGGCGCAGCTACCTCCTCCTCCGCTCGCGGCAGACCCGGACTCCCATGTGGGAGTTTCCCAAGGGTGGCGTGGAGGAGGGCGAGACGGAGCGCGAAGCGGGCGAGCGGGAGCTCCGCGAGGAAACGGGGCTGGAGCCCCCGGAGGTGGAGATCTTCGAGGGGTTCCGCGAGGAGGAGCGCTACTTCTTCACCCTGGGGCAGGCGAGCGCCCGCACGCTGGTGATGAAGCGGGTGGCGTACTTCCTCGCCCGCGCCCGGACCGACCGGGTCCGCCTCTCCCGCGAGGCCAGCGACTTCCGCTGGCTCCCGTACCCGGAAGCCCGGCGGCTGGTGCGCTTCCGCGCCAAGCAGGAGGTGCTGGACCGGGCGGAGCGGTGGCTGGCGGACGGAGGCGCCTGA